The sequence below is a genomic window from Rhodobacter xanthinilyticus.
TCTACACCGTCTACAGCGAAGAGACGCGGCTTCTCAAAGAGTGGGGGTCGTTGGGTAGGATCGTAGGCTTTGATTTCGGCGGCGACAACCTGTGCTTGCTCACAGCAGTCCAGGGTCGGAGCCGGTATCTTTTCGACTTTCCTAAGGCTGAATTTGCTCGGTTGGTGATTGCAGGAAAGCCACTGCCTGTAGTTCAGTTCGGAAAGCCTGCCACGCAAGGCTATCGCCGCCGTAGGTTCTAGGTCTCAGTCATAAACGGTCGTTTCTGTCCCTGCCCCCTGCCCTACCCTGTATCAAGGGTTTAGGGTGGACAAAAACCCATGGCAAAACCTTTGTGGTTTTGGGAGGTTTTTGGCACAGTGCGGCATGATCATCGGATATGCCCGCGTCAGCACAGACGACCAGAACCTAGACGGCCAGCTCGATGCCTTGAAGGCGGCGGGTGCAGAGAAGGTCTTTGCTGACAAGATCACCGGCACGGCCCGCAGTAGGCCCGAGCTGGACCGCTTGCTCGATCAGCTGCGCCAGGGCGACGTGATCACCGTCACCAAGTATGACCGCCTTGCGCGGTCCTTGCGTGACCTTCTCGATATCGTGGACACGATCCAGGCGCAGGGCGCGGGTTTTCGGTCGCTGGCCGAGGACATCGACACCACCACATCCGCCGGTCGGCTGGTGTTCCATGTCTTCGCCTCCATCGCCCAGTTTGAGCGGGAGCGGATTTCCGAGCGAACGAAAGAAGGACTGGAGGCCGCCCGCAAGCGTGGTCGA
It includes:
- a CDS encoding recombinase family protein is translated as MIIGYARVSTDDQNLDGQLDALKAAGAEKVFADKITGTARSRPELDRLLDQLRQGDVITVTKYDRLARSLRDLLDIVDTIQAQGAGFRSLAEDIDTTTSAGRLVFHVFASIAQFERERISERTKEGLEAARKRGRVGGRPPALSAAQRIEVRRMRDEELRPLPEIAQLFRVSAKTIRRA